In Spiroplasma chinense, the DNA window GATGATTCAAAAGATGTAACTAATGAAGTTTATATACAAAGATATGAAAATTTCTTTAAATCTTCAAATAGATCTGCAAATCTAAACTTCTTAAACAACTTCTTCTTAATTTTCTTTGGTGGAGATAAAGATAAATTCTTTAATGACTATGAAAAAGGTGTAAGTTCATTTATGCACCCTGCAGCACCACTTCACCACTTTAAAACAGAGGTTGTTGAAAAAATTGTCAACAATTATCCAAGTACTCCAACAAACAACAAAACTGATGACATTTCAGTGTTTAATGGGGTAGATACAACTGTTAAAGGTGGATTTAGTATCCCTGGAGCTATAATTGCTTGAATAGCATTTGGAATAGTTTTAGGTTACTTAGACTTACTAGTATTTAACAAAAAATCAAGAATTTAACAAACAAAAAGTAGTTTATATAAACTACTTTTTTTATACCTTTTCATTTTTTTCTTTTACTAAAAATACAATATGTGCTATTGATCAAAGTAGAGTTAATCCTCCACAAACATAAATTCCATTTATTGCACCGTTTACTTTAAAATACATCAATAAAATTGTTGCAAAGAAACCTAAAGCAATTATAGCTATTGTAATTTTTAAAATTAATCCTGGTTTACCTTTAATAGTTACCCTATTATTTCTGTGTCACGCCATACTCTCACCTTTCCATAACTACTATCATTATATACAATATTGTTCATTATATAAGCATCAAAATTAACACTTATGGGGTTTTTTGATTATAATTTATTTAAAGGAATGGGTGAGAGTATGGCGTACAGAAGAAAGTACGATTATAGAATTAGAAGATATCGACGAGGTATGAAAATACCTGGTAAACCAGGACTTTGACTTATAATAACCATGTCAATACTTGGAGCTGCTTTTATTTTTTCAAGTTTATTACAATTTTGAAATAAAACAGCTTCAAACATTGGTTTAATGATTTGTGTTGGATTTTTAGTTATTTGATTAATATTTTATGTATTCTTTTATATTAGACAAATGATTATAAATGCAAAAGCAAAAAACGAGTATTAGAAAAAAACACAAAAAAAATCCTTAAAACATTTAGTTTTAAGGATTTTTTTAAACTAATAAAGCTTTTGCTTGTGGTGATTCGAAATAATCCAAAATAATATAAACAAGGTATTCTGTAATAAAATCTTGAAGAATATCTTCTACCCCAATACTTAAGAAGTTTTCTTTAATTTGTTTTTTTAAACTTTGTTTTTTTGCAAATCCAATTACAGAACCTACTAATCCACCATGATTTTGTGTTTCATTTTGAATAGTTGCATGTTTTGTGTTTTCATTTGCCATTTTTAAAAATTTACCAAATTTATCAACAAACTTGTCTAAATTAACTTTTGCAGGGATTCTTCCTCTTTCAACTAAACTATCTCTTAAAACTCCTAAGAATGCTTCAAAATCAGAATAGTATTGATCTAATTCACTACCTACAAAACCATTTGCTTTAAATACTTCTGAAACTAGATAAACAAAATCTACTTTTTCGAATTTTTCCATTTGACTATAATCTAGTAACATTACTGTAAATCAGCAAACATTTTTAAATAATTTAAAATTTTCTGTTTCTTTTGAAACTTCCATAGTAACTTCAATTACACTTTCGTCCAACTCTATTTCTTTTTCATCTTGTAAGAAATAAGGTAATGACAATTCTTCTACAATTTGAGTTGCTCAATTATACATTTTTTGCAAAAATTTTTCATCATTTTTTAGTGCTTTTGGAAGTGGCCCTTCCCCTATTACAAAATTGTAATCTTTTGTATAAGCTAATACATCATTTATAAAAGTTTTGTAAGGTTTATTTGTTAAAGGTATTTTATTTGTTATATTCATATTTATTCTCCGTTCTTTACAATTATAATATAAAATAACACTTTTTAGAGTCAAAAAAAACCTTAAAACTAAATGTTTTAAGGTTTTTTCTTATAAAGCGAGGTTAATAGTCTGTTTTTTAATTTTTAACTTGTTTACTTTTTTATGTTCTGCAAATTTTACTACAAAATAAATTCAAAAAAAGATAAATGGAGTAAATATTGTTATTGAACTGACAATTACTAAAGTTAAGTAACCTTTTTCAGTTTGATCATATTTGTTAACTTTATAAAAAGCTATAGAAAATATTAATCCCATTAATGCAATACCAATTGAGAAAAATATATATCAATTTCTTGCTATAGCGTTTGATTTAAAGCTTAAATCATCAATAATGACAAACATTGCTCAATAACCAATAATCACTGTCCCGACCAGGAATAATGTCATCCCTACTATACTTGCATTTTTAACACCTTTGTTAAACATTTCTCTTCCCTCATTCAAGAAGAAATAATCAACATATTGATAATTGTTATGCAGCACCCGATATTGCTGCTGTTTTGTCTTTCACTCCTTCTTGTTCTTTCTATAGGTAATATTACCTAATTATTTGCCTTGCCTTATTCTTGTTACAAAATTATTATATCTAATAAAAACCAAAAAGTGTATAATTGGCATAAAATTTTGAAAATTGTAAAAGTAGAAATAAATTTTCAATATTAATAAATTTATTGGAAATTATTACTTTTTTTTATTTAATATGTACTATTAAGGTGTAACAAGAAATTGAGGTGAATAAGATGTTTATTTTTAGAACTAGCAATACAGATCCAAAGTTGAATTTAGCTATTGAAGAATTTTTAACTAAAAACAAAGTTTACAAAGAACCTATTTTATTTTTGTGACAAAACAAAAATACTATAGTTATTGGTAGAAACCAAAATACAGTTGAAGAGGTAAATATAGTCAAAGCAAAAGAAGATAAAGTAACCATTATTAGACGAAATACTGGTGGAGGTGCTGTTTTTCACGATTTAGGTAACCTAAACTTTAGCATTATTTACACAGATGTAAAAAATAATGCTGTAAGCATGTTTGAACAAATGCTTGAACCTATAATTAAAACCTTAAAGGATTTAGGTATAAATGCACAATTTTCAGGAAGAAATGACATTCAAGTAAATGGAAAAAAAATTTCAGGAAATGCTATGTGAAAGTGGAAAGACAGATTTCTTCAACATGGAACAATTTTAGTTAATTCAGATTTAGCTAAAATTGCCAAATATTTAACAGTTGATAGAAGCAAAATTGTATCAAAAAACATTGAATCTATTAGTTCAAGAGTAACCAACATTAACAATGAAAGTGACAAAGAAATTGATGTACAAGAGTTTATAAACTTAATAATAAACACTTACCAATCATTAGATAGTGTAAAAGAGTTAGTACTTAGCAAATCAGACTATGAACTAATTCAAAAAATAAAAGAAGAAAAATATGATACTGAAGAATGAACCTTTAACAAACACTCAACCTTTACCTATAAGAATAAAACAAGACTTGAAGGAAAAGGTTTGGTAGAAGTTCTTTTAGATATCCAAGAAGGTTTAATTAAAAACGCTAAAATTTATGGTGACTTTTTAGGTTTTAAAGGTACTTTAGAATTTGAACAATTACTTTTAAACAAAAAATATTCTCTTGAAGTTTTAAGAGAATGTGTTGAATCAAGTGATATAGAAAATATCTTTGGTAATAACTTTTCTTCTCAAGATATATTAGATTTACTAATACAATAAGGAGGAATTAAATTAATGCAATTTATTGGAAAATACGATCCTTTAAAGAATGAAAAAATACAAATCCTTGATAATCAAGGAAATATAATTAATAACAATATAGAATTTGATATCAGTGATGAAACTTTAATAGAAGCTTATAAAATAATGAACTTATCTCGTAAACAAGATGAGTTTCAAAATATAGTTCAAAGACAAGGAAGACTTTTATCTTTCTTGTCTTCAAGTGGACAAGAAGCTTGTGAAGTTGCATATGCTATGAGCATGGAAAAAGGTGTGGATTGACTTTCACCAGGTTATAGAAACAATGCAGCTTGGTTAGCATCAGGAATTCCTGTTAGAAATATAATGCTTTATTGAACTGGAAATGAGTTTGGAGGCCAATCACCAGAAGGAATTAATGTTTTGCCCCCAAACATCATTATCGGTTCTCAATATTCACAAGCAGCTGGTTTAGCATTTGGAGAAAAATACTTAAATAAAAAGGGAGTCGTTTTAACAACGACTGGTGATGGAGGTATGAGCGAAGGAGAAGTTTATGAATCAATGAACTTTGCCCAACTTCATAACTTACCTGTTATATTTATTTGTGAAAATAACAAGTGAGCTATTTCTACCCCCTATTCTAAATCTACAAAATCTTTAAACATTGCTGTAAAAGCTATTGCATCAGGTACCCCTTCTCTTATAGTTGATGGAAATGATTTTTTAGCTTGCTATGCAGTAATTCAAGAATGTTTAAAATTTTGTAGAGAAGGAAATGGGCCTGTCTTTATAGAATTTGATACTTACAGACTTGGAGCTCATTCCTCTTCTGATAACCCAGATGTTTATAGACCAAAAGATGAATTTGAGAAAGCTAAATTAGACGATCCTTTAACAAGAATGAAAAACTATTTAGTAGAAAAAGGAATTTGAAGTAAGAAAAAACAAGAAGCTTTAGATAGTGAACAATTTGAATTTTTAAAAACTGAATTTGAGTGAGCTGAAAAAAATAAAGACTATCCTGTAAGTGATGTTTTTGATTATATCTATGATCAAAAACCAGATTTTTTAGTCGAACAACTTGCAGAAGCCAAAACATTTTATCCAGATAATGAGAATAAATTTGGAGGTGACAAGTAATGAAAACTTTAAATAATATAAAAGCTGTTAATGAAGCTTTAGACATAGCCATGGAAAAATGAAATGAAGTAATTGTCTTTGGAGAAGATGTTGGTTATGAAGGTGGGGTTTTTAGAGCTACTGAAGGTTTACAAAAAAAATATGGTGAAGAGAGATGTTTTGATGCACCAATTAGTGAAAGTTTATTTATTGGAGCTGCTATCGGAATGGCTATGAATAAATTAAAACCTGTAGTTGAATTACAATTTTTAGAATTAGGAATGGCTTCTTTACAAAACATTTTAGGACACATGGGTAGAGTTAGAAATAGAAGTCGCGGAAAATATCCAGCTCCAATTGTTGTAAGAACTCCAATGGGTGGAGGTATTCGTGCACTTGAATTGCACTCTGGTGCAATTGAAGCTGTCTTTGCACATACTCCAGGAATAAAAGTTATTATTCCTTCAACCCCTTATGATACAAAAGGATTATTATTGGCAGCAATTGAATCAAATGATCCTGTAATTATTTTAGAACCTACAAAATTATATAGAGCTTTCAAACAAGAAGTACCTGAAGGTTATTACACAGTACCAATTGGTGAAGCTGCATATATTTTTGAAGGTAATGATTTAACTATTGTAACTTATGGTTCTCAAACAGTTGATTGTCAAAAAGCTGTTGAAGAATATGAAAGCAAAAATCCAAATGTAACAATTGAATTAATTGATTTAAGAACTATTAAACCTTGAGACAAAAAAATGATTATTGAGTCTGTTAAAAAAACAGGAAGACTTCTTGTAGTACATGAAGCTGTAAAATCTTTTTCTGTTTCTTCAGAAATAATTGCAACAGTAAATGAAGAAGCTTTTGGTTATTTAAAAGCACCACCAATGAGATGTACTGGATATGATATTGTTATTCCTTTAGAGTCAGGAGAAACTTATCACCAACCTACAAAAGAAAAAATTTTAAGCAAAATTAATCAACTTATAGAATACGAGTTTTAAGATTTATGTTTAAAGTAAAATTTGCAGATATTGGTGAAGGACTTACAGAAGGAACAGTACAAGAAATCTATATCAAAATTGGTGATGTTGTAAAAATGGGAGACCCTCTCTTTAATGTAGAAACAGATAAAGTAACTTCAGATATTTTCGCACCAACTGATGGTGCAATATCAAAAATAAATGTAGAACAAGGTTTAGAAATAAAAGTTGGAGATGTAGTTGTAGAAATTGATGATGGAAAAGAAAGTGAAGTATCACAAGACGTTGAAAGTAAAGTTGAAGAAGTTAAAGTTGAAGAAATTAAAGTTGAAGAAGTTAAAGTTGAAGAAGTTAAAGTTGAAGTAGAAAGCGTTTCACCTTCTACTAGCAATGAAAATCAGAATAATTTAGTTTGAGCAACTCCTCTTGCACGTAAAACTGCAAAACAATTAGGAATTGATATTTCACTTGTTACCCCTACTGGTAAAGGTGGAAAAACTTTATTGGCAGATGTTGAAAATTACAACAAAGCTCCTAGTCAGGTTTTTGTAACAAGTACCTTGGAACAAAAACCTCAAAAAGATTATTCAAATCCTTTAATTGATGTACCAAGTTTTGACAACACTTTAACATTCTCTTCAATGCCAATGAATCAAGTAAGAAAAGCTACAATAAAAGCTATGGAAAGATCTCATAGTGAAATTGCTGCATTTACTGGAATGAGAAATTTAAATGTAACAGAACTTGTTAAGTTAAGAACTCAGCTTAAAGAGCATGCAAATAATTTAAATATTAAATTAACTTATTTAGCTTTTATTGTAAAAGCTGTTGCTCTTTGTTTAAAACAGTTTCCAAATATTAATTCAAGAATCAACAAAGAAAAAAATACAACAGATTTTGTAAATCAAATTAATATTGGAATTGCATGTGACACTCCTGAAGGTCTAATGGTTCCAGTAATTAAAGATGCAGATAAATTAAGTGTTTATCAATTAGCTATAAAAATAAATGAACTATCTGTAAAAGCCAAAAATAAATCTCTTTCAATGAAAGAGATTAGTGGAGCTAGTTTTACAGTAACAAACTTTGGATCAGTTGGTTTGGAGTATGCAACTCCAATAATTAACTTCCCTGAATCTGCAATTCTTGGTTTAGGAGTTATAAAAAAAGAACCAGCTGTTAAAAATCAAGAAATAATTATTCAAGACATTATGCCAATTTCAATTTCAGCAGATCACAGAATAATTGATGGAGCAGATGCTGGTAGATTTTTAATTAGTTTAGAAAACTATTTAATTAATCCAGCTACCTTGTTAATTTAGAAAGGAAATAGATATGACAAATAAAAATGATAATGAAGAAAATGCTTCAGTTATTGGTTCCACTCCTGTTTCTAATGACTTAATTAAACGAGGCAGAAGTAATAACAAAATAAAAAATGATGAAGACTTAAAAATAAAAGAACAAAATAGATATGAAGTAATAGTTGTTGGTGCTGGAGTTGGAGGTTATGTTTGTGCAATACGTTGTGCACAACTTGGTTTAAAAACTTTAGTTGTAGAAAAAGAAAATTATGGTGGAGTTTGTTTAAACAAAGGTTGTATACCAACTAAAGCACTATTAAAATCTTCAAAGATTTATTCAAGTCTTCTTCATTCAACACAAGAATTTGGAATTACTTTGGATGTTAAATCTGTAAAAGCAGATTGAGAAAAAATACAAGAAAGAAAAAATGATATTGTAAATAAACTTACAGGAGGAGTTAAAGCTCTTTTAAAGAAAAACAAAATTGATTTTGTAAAAGGAACTGCTAAAGCTGTAAATAAAAATACAATTCAAATAGATTCAGAAATATATTGAGCAGATAACTTAGTAATAGCAACAGGTAGCGTTCCGAATGGAATGAAAACTAAAGGTTATGAAAGTGCATTTGAAAATGATTTTGTAATTGATTCTACCAAAGCACTTTCATTACCAAAAATTCCAAAATCAATAATCATAATTGGTGGTGGAGTTATTGGAATTGAGTTTGCAAGTATTTACAAAAATCTTGGAAGCAAAGTTACTATACTTCAATTCTTACCAACAATTCTTGAAATGTTAGATTCAGATGTTGCAAAAGAAATGACAAAACAACTTTTAAAAGATGGGAATGTCGAAATAATTACAAATGCAGAAACTTTGGAATTTAAAAACAACAGTGTTGTTTTTAAACAATTAGAAGAAGTCAAAGAGATTAGTGCAGACTATTGTTTAGTTTCTGTTGGAAGAAAAACTGTTACAACTGGTTTTGAAGACATAAACTTAAAAATTACAAATAGAAATCATATTGAAGTAAATGATTATTGTGAAACAAACATTGAAGATGTATTTGCAATTGGTGATGTAACTGGAAAAGTTATGTTAGCTCATGTTGCATCTCACCAAGGAATAATTGTTGCAAATAGAATTGCTAAGAAAATGAAAAAACCTTTATGAGAAGATAAAAAAATGCATTATGATAGAATTCCAAGTTGTGTATACACAAAACCAGAAATTGCATTTGTAGGTTTAACAGAAGATCAAGTTAAAAAAGATGGTTTAGATTATTTAACTTATTCTTTCCCCTTCCAAGCAATTGGAAAAGCTTTGACAGATGGTGATCCAACAGGTTTTGTAAAACTAATTTGTCAAAGAGATAATAAAAAAATACTTGGAGCACATATAATTTCTGATAATGCTACAGAAATGATTTCAGAAATAACAGCTGTTATGGAGTCTGAAGGTACAATTTCAGAAATAGCAAACTCTATTCACCCTCACCCCACTTTAAGTGAAGCTATGGGAGAAGCTGCTATTGCATTAGAGTATGGGAAACCAATTAACTTTTAAAAAAAGTTTGACAATTGTCAAACTTTTTTTATTTATAAGCAATAAAAGTTGCTGTTTTTAAATTTATAAAACTTTTTTTATTATAATTTTTTATAACTTCAATTTTAGAAAAACCTAAATTTGAAAGTATCATTTTAAATTCTTCAATACCATATCAAGACATTTTAAAGTTTTGTGTTTCTTTTAAAGTTGAATCAATATAATAGTTAACTTCTGTTAAGCTATATTGTTCTTCTCAATTTATACTCTTTGAAATATTTTCAACCTCTATTTCAAGATCAAATACATTGTGTTTTAACTTATGAGAAACACCAACTTTAAACTCTGATGGAAAAATTAAATCTATCATGACAAAACCATTCTTTTTCAAACTAGTGAAATAGTTTTGTAAAATTATTAAAGCTTTTT includes these proteins:
- a CDS encoding lipoate--protein ligase, whose translation is MFIFRTSNTDPKLNLAIEEFLTKNKVYKEPILFLWQNKNTIVIGRNQNTVEEVNIVKAKEDKVTIIRRNTGGGAVFHDLGNLNFSIIYTDVKNNAVSMFEQMLEPIIKTLKDLGINAQFSGRNDIQVNGKKISGNAMWKWKDRFLQHGTILVNSDLAKIAKYLTVDRSKIVSKNIESISSRVTNINNESDKEIDVQEFINLIINTYQSLDSVKELVLSKSDYELIQKIKEEKYDTEEWTFNKHSTFTYKNKTRLEGKGLVEVLLDIQEGLIKNAKIYGDFLGFKGTLEFEQLLLNKKYSLEVLRECVESSDIENIFGNNFSSQDILDLLIQ
- the lpdA gene encoding dihydrolipoyl dehydrogenase gives rise to the protein MTNKNDNEENASVIGSTPVSNDLIKRGRSNNKIKNDEDLKIKEQNRYEVIVVGAGVGGYVCAIRCAQLGLKTLVVEKENYGGVCLNKGCIPTKALLKSSKIYSSLLHSTQEFGITLDVKSVKADWEKIQERKNDIVNKLTGGVKALLKKNKIDFVKGTAKAVNKNTIQIDSEIYWADNLVIATGSVPNGMKTKGYESAFENDFVIDSTKALSLPKIPKSIIIIGGGVIGIEFASIYKNLGSKVTILQFLPTILEMLDSDVAKEMTKQLLKDGNVEIITNAETLEFKNNSVVFKQLEEVKEISADYCLVSVGRKTVTTGFEDINLKITNRNHIEVNDYCETNIEDVFAIGDVTGKVMLAHVASHQGIIVANRIAKKMKKPLWEDKKMHYDRIPSCVYTKPEIAFVGLTEDQVKKDGLDYLTYSFPFQAIGKALTDGDPTGFVKLICQRDNKKILGAHIISDNATEMISEITAVMESEGTISEIANSIHPHPTLSEAMGEAAIALEYGKPINF
- the pdhA gene encoding pyruvate dehydrogenase (acetyl-transferring) E1 component subunit alpha; translation: MQFIGKYDPLKNEKIQILDNQGNIINNNIEFDISDETLIEAYKIMNLSRKQDEFQNIVQRQGRLLSFLSSSGQEACEVAYAMSMEKGVDWLSPGYRNNAAWLASGIPVRNIMLYWTGNEFGGQSPEGINVLPPNIIIGSQYSQAAGLAFGEKYLNKKGVVLTTTGDGGMSEGEVYESMNFAQLHNLPVIFICENNKWAISTPYSKSTKSLNIAVKAIASGTPSLIVDGNDFLACYAVIQECLKFCREGNGPVFIEFDTYRLGAHSSSDNPDVYRPKDEFEKAKLDDPLTRMKNYLVEKGIWSKKKQEALDSEQFEFLKTEFEWAEKNKDYPVSDVFDYIYDQKPDFLVEQLAEAKTFYPDNENKFGGDK
- a CDS encoding alpha-ketoacid dehydrogenase subunit beta — protein: MKTLNNIKAVNEALDIAMEKWNEVIVFGEDVGYEGGVFRATEGLQKKYGEERCFDAPISESLFIGAAIGMAMNKLKPVVELQFLELGMASLQNILGHMGRVRNRSRGKYPAPIVVRTPMGGGIRALELHSGAIEAVFAHTPGIKVIIPSTPYDTKGLLLAAIESNDPVIILEPTKLYRAFKQEVPEGYYTVPIGEAAYIFEGNDLTIVTYGSQTVDCQKAVEEYESKNPNVTIELIDLRTIKPWDKKMIIESVKKTGRLLVVHEAVKSFSVSSEIIATVNEEAFGYLKAPPMRCTGYDIVIPLESGETYHQPTKEKILSKINQLIEYEF
- a CDS encoding dihydrolipoamide acetyltransferase family protein, which gives rise to MFKVKFADIGEGLTEGTVQEIYIKIGDVVKMGDPLFNVETDKVTSDIFAPTDGAISKINVEQGLEIKVGDVVVEIDDGKESEVSQDVESKVEEVKVEEIKVEEVKVEEVKVEVESVSPSTSNENQNNLVWATPLARKTAKQLGIDISLVTPTGKGGKTLLADVENYNKAPSQVFVTSTLEQKPQKDYSNPLIDVPSFDNTLTFSSMPMNQVRKATIKAMERSHSEIAAFTGMRNLNVTELVKLRTQLKEHANNLNIKLTYLAFIVKAVALCLKQFPNINSRINKEKNTTDFVNQINIGIACDTPEGLMVPVIKDADKLSVYQLAIKINELSVKAKNKSLSMKEISGASFTVTNFGSVGLEYATPIINFPESAILGLGVIKKEPAVKNQEIIIQDIMPISISADHRIIDGADAGRFLISLENYLINPATLLI
- a CDS encoding class I SAM-dependent methyltransferase, with the protein product MENKYQKYSSLLYDATKPPGTSVDGDLEFYKEYILPVEGKVLEAGVGNGRMLIPFLKYKVDIIGIDKSNEMLELCEEHLKNNNLKSELICQSLETFCRPDEFEAIIMPNASFNLIETREKALIILQNYFTSLKKNGFVMIDLIFPSEFKVGVSHKLKHNVFDLEIEVENISKSINWEEQYSLTEVNYYIDSTLKETQNFKMSWYGIEEFKMILSNLGFSKIEVIKNYNKKSFINLKTATFIAYK